In Plasmodium malariae genome assembly, chromosome: 11, the following proteins share a genomic window:
- the PmUG01_11056800 gene encoding conserved Plasmodium protein, unknown function: MNVNSSGNNDNNNEQNNDVLWESLYNDFNEITNTNKKHFNYIENSLYNFCKGVSSSENLSYDVKSRSKSVFLSDKKKGYYYNMSSTGDNDTGSSRNNISNIKNNNSDVMDGWSSSNGELLLNRNQHKEGDYIFSRNNSNYSSNSNPNSNPNSHHNSHHNIYRNGSNNIVNKRSTNLMMLHDDSNTDYSKLPYHQHSYKIDDFEIEYFKNNYFNVDSEYLKNETYISCNDIMNSDKTRNSDSFNQTSFQLNHMSKMSNTNIYNFDEKNNASSSSELREGKKNVFNLSKYKNGIGHINSVSNGSAINGINGSANFANIVNEYENGSSIDLTNFRSHKEYLNKREDLTYLMGNKKIYDNLKENEKRGKDLLSFNANYNVVHINDNVNASDNIISNINNGTFDNISCREKNSILHNMYKYRNFTVKSVDNLTYPNYSYNGSDKNDGDHISMNHVGNNNNEINIDNSDNKRYSSCNSLEKLDMLLKSKCIYLNSAGETGSIFSKKKKKEKEKGKKNEEKNEEKNEEKNEGGNEEENEKENEEENEEENEKENEEENEKVNRSFHNNYSSCYNNYGGSSSENFKKSFLSCDIYKIDSVMSDTFNRNTEMDKIESPASENIQEIIHNELINRSKRLSEMSKKCLNGYSDIDNYDNRTTDSYIKKKIDKHNSYMNHAKDITSITSSYNNIDEYLHYIKCLDGAKAVKSIPVHTPVHGPFYRINNNRNHINDNNEYSYSNEEEEEEVEKQNAYCAFNIMKEEQMNSRIHEQRKGKSGIGKGDKTKSYSNNERSEKNKKHDKKEGNQKKYNNSKNKKSGGNGMSDAYDVEAEDVENVERARVASEENCKRVSKLFDAYDKEKILEGASSMNKGCFANGGIGSVGIDNEDIREKKKINNNNNQKDYNTERNSGLTKVKRNATFQNDINDEKGQEQKQQKAEHDEGNCSGEDSDCGSDFNLNILFGYCDTPKNEGGSSCNSSSQHGSVNEGGNSSLTHIYKSTRCARRSTYSYEMNKEDEEGPNSIIDYNLDDVEMEKGKNGRERAKNKSSNDNSNSGNTTRRNYNSIGNNCDKSKTNSVLRKIIMHPHYSEKYCLEKKENLPYAEEMKISNGQKKALEQCYDTINHAHDVKRLYREKYFLQDLCEKRKVMIQKSKIENTKLNVEIKSLLSFNNNLSYALKEKEAEIKILKKQKEELELNLMNRLKKNSSNNNQYSFLTNFTTHQQEQKKDQKQLQKKQYNYSKEGKFCSNVDEDDDSLISNRMMICNKNCTILSNVSDDSNNNTSIIQSYEEKIQELIIKVKMYRTQNRDLQEQLKIFMNG, encoded by the coding sequence TACAACATGAGTAGTACAGGAGATAACGACACAGGGAGTAgtagaaataatataagtaaCATCAAGAACAATAACAGTGACGTTATGGATGGTTGGAGTTCTTCGAACGGGGAATTATTACTGAACAGAAATCAGCACAAGGAAGGggattatatttttagtagAAATAACAGTAATTATAGCAGTAATAGTAATCCCAATAGTAATCCCAATAGTCATCATAATAGtcatcataatatatatcgtAATGGTAGTAACAACATTGTTAATAAGAGGAGCACGAACCTAATGATGTTGCACGATGATAGTAACACCGACTACTCCAAATTGCCTTATCATCAACACAGTTATAAAATCGATGATTTCGAaatagaatattttaaaaacaattattttaatgtcgatagtgaatatttaaaaaatgaaacatataTTAGTTGTAATGATATTATGAACAGTGACAAAACAAGAAATTCTGATAGCTTTAACCAAACATCTTTTCAGTTAAATCATATGTCGAAAATGTCGAATACTAATATCTATAattttgatgaaaaaaataatgcaagCAGTAGTAGCGAGTTGagagaaggaaaaaagaatgtGTTTAATCTaagcaaatataaaaacgGTATTGGCCATATCAATAGTGTTAGTAATGGTAGTGCCATTAACGGTATTAACGGAAGTGCTAATTTTGCCAACATTGTTAATGAGTATGAAAATGGTAGTAGCATTGACTTGACAAATTTCAGATCGCacaaagaatatttaaacaaaagAGAGGATCTTACATATTTAATgggcaataaaaaaatatatgataatttgaaggaaaacgaaaaaagaggaaaggatttattatcatttaatgCGAACTATAATGTTGTTCATATTAATGATAACGTTAATGCGAGTGATAACATtattagtaatattaataatggcACTTTCGATAACATTAGTTGTAGGGAAAAGAACAGCATTTTGCATAACATGTACAAGTACAGAAATTTTACGGTAAAGTCGGTTGACAATCTCACGTACCCGAATTACAGTTATAATGGAAGTGATAAGAATGATGGAGACCACATAAGTATGAACCACGTTGGTAATAACAACAACGAAATTAACATAGACAATAGTGATAATAAACGTTACAGCAGTTGCAACTCTCTGGAGAAATTGGACATGTTGCTGAAAAGTAAGTGTATTTACCTGAATAGTGCAGGCGAAACTGGTTCgattttttccaaaaaaaagaaaaaggagaaGGAAAAAGGGAAGAAAAATGAGGAGAAAAATGAGGAGAAAAATGAGGAGAAAAACGAGGGGGGAAACGAGGAGGAAAACGAGAAGGAAAATGAGGAAGAAAACGAGGAGGAAAACGAGAAGGAAAATGAGGAAGAAAACGAAAAAGTAAACAGAagttttcataataattacagTAGTTGTTATAACAACTACGGTGGTAGTAGTAGTGAGAATTTCAAAAAGTCCTTTTTAAGCTGTGATATTTACAAGATAGACTCGGTCATGTCTGATACGTTTAATAGGAACACAGAAATGGACAAAATTGAATCACCTGCATCGGAAAATATACAAGAGATTATTCATAACGAGTTAATAAATAGATCAAAGAGATTATCAGAAATGAGTAAAAAGTGCTTGAATGGCTACTCAGATATAGACAATTATGATAATAGGACTACCGATtcgtacataaaaaaaaaaatagataagcATAATAGTTATATGAATCATGCAAAAGATATCACAAGTATCACTAGTAGTTACAATAACATAGATGAATATTTACACTACATAAAATGTTTAGATGGTGCTAAGGCTGTCAAGTCTATACCAGTGCACACACCAGTTCATGGACCATTTTACCGtatcaataataatagaaatcaTATTAATGACAACAACGAATATAGTTATAGTAacgaagaggaagaagaagaagtgGAAAAACAGAATGCCTATTGTGcttttaatataatgaaagaaGAACAAATGAATAGTAGAATACACGAacaaagaaaaggaaaaagcgGAATTGGAAAGGGCGATAAAACCAAAAGTTACAGCAACAACGAGAGAAGtgagaaaaataagaaacatGACAAAAAGGAGGGTAatcagaaaaaatataataatagtaaaaataaaaaaagcgGAGGAAACGGAATGAGTGATGCTTATGATGTAGAAGCGGAAGACGTGGAAAACGTGGAAAGAGCGAGAGTAGCAAGTGAGGAAAATTGCAAAAGAGTCAGTAAGTTATTTGACGCTTATGATAAAGAGAAAATTCTGGAAGGAGCAAGCAGCATGAACAAAGGGTGTTTCGCTAATGGAGGCATTGGAAGTGTAGGTATAGATAATGAGGATAttagggaaaaaaaaaaaattaataataataataatcaaaAGGATTATAACACTGAGAGAAATTCTGGTTTgacaaaagtaaaaagaaatgCGACGTTtcaaaatgatattaatgaTGAGAAGGGGCAGGAGCAGAAGCAGCAGAAAGCGGAGCACGATGAGGGAAATTGCAGTGGTGAAGATTCTGACTGCGGCAGTGATTTTAATTTGAATATTCTTTTCGGATACTGTGATACTCCAAAAAACGAAGGAGGTAGTAGttgtaatagtagtagtcAACATGGCAGTGTGAACGAGGGTGGTAACAGCAGTTTGACACATATCTACAAAAGCACGCGTTGTGCTCGAAGGAGCACATACAGTTATGAAATGAACAAGGAAGATGAAGAAGGACCTAACAGTATCATTGATTACAACTTAGATGATGTCGAAatggaaaaaggaaaaaatggaagagaGAGGGCAAAAAATAAGAGCAGTAATGATAACAGTAATAGCGGCAATACCACTAGAAGAAACTATAACAGTATTGGAAACAACTGTGATAAGTCGAAGACGAACAGCGTTTTGCGTAAAATCATAATGCACCCACATTATTctgaaaaatattgtttggaaaaaaaagaaaatttaccTTATGCtgaagaaatgaaaataagtAATGGTCAGAAGAAAGCTTTGGAACAGTGTTATGATACCATTAACCATGCTCATGATGTGAAACGATTATATcgagaaaaatattttttacaagaTTTATGTGAAAAACGAAAAGTTATGatacaaaaaagtaaaatcgaaaatacaaaattaaatgttgAGATAAAATCGCTATTAAGtttcaataataatttaagttatgcattaaaagaaaaagaagcagaaataaaaattttgaagaaaCAAAAGGAGGAATtagaattaaatttaatgaatagACTCAAAAagaatagtagtaataacaaccaatattcctttttaacCAATTTCACAACTCATCAGCAAGAGCAGAAGAAAGATCAGAAGCAACTACAAAAGaaacaatataattatagCAAAGAGGGAAAATTTTGTAGTAATGTTGATGAGGATGATGATAGTCTTATCTCTAACAGGATGAtgatatgtaataaaaattgcaCGATCCTTAGTAATGTTAGTGatgatagtaataataatacctCGATAATACAAAgttatgaagaaaaaatacagGAGCTTATAATTAAAGTTAAAATGTATCGGACACAAAACCGCGACTTGCAGGAGCagttgaaaatatttatgaacgGGTAA
- the RAD50 gene encoding DNA repair protein RAD50, putative, with amino-acid sequence MTTFERIGIQGIRSYCDDVVEELEFSSPITIIYGNNGSGKSTIIECLKVSCTGDFPPNAEKGKSFVHDPLISNKMNIRGKIDLLLNNYNNKRIGISRCFNLFYSKDKNKKVKHTFRALDNNIILKKEKGEDIIITNKCVDINSHIPKLMGVSKALLENVILCHHEESLWPFSESIKIKKKFDELFGDDHFSKILEELIKCKKAANDILKKKEYELIMLKDCYEKKKNMNVEIEKNEKEIQNAKMSIQLDQEKINENTTIVENLNKKRTILYKLISDINTHFVLFEQFKYDIDQYKNLKEIYQENSKELLQFAELFKDDLTKCQHLIENVKRDILYLEKQKSERCTQSFDTFNVKESDEISHAIHVLEKREKDLLEFLESILQTDYTALSSLVSITMNDSINRLMSSTMNDSMNGKTNTLSNNLKNVSMRKIFCQEYKQLLFLVMTNEPVFFKTAEAFEKWSNIFSKKSPNFKFIVRDCIRGIVITGERYQIVHRKNNLDENVIHGVTSMEEELGDNSISSMTLTQNTRASTPPEQNAVRKNMIFQLGKIKKIHTKKLKIIRRFINQHRTRRHKNLKRNKTLLEKVKMYKNKIEKIDKKVERIEKYKNKLSGFKLKDEIYEESLKKLENLNQLKCVFDSSIILSEMDMFTSDTNKMYNYDDYIEKKKKELNKIKNFKNELNKMMNIVTNCNLTYEHFDIVQKTHTNILNFIKEQYAFFLKLKTKCYKIYTTMKDSHSDVFIYIQNFLNYYNDYVQVHFETKHQSEESSSCSTVEAWDDTSDILVSRHNYSECQFESSGMEKTNHIKNTKLNKVISLGIPKIQTNQQQCLDNLEIDEEVKEQMKKRNNAFMNELDSKIKKKRKKTFDFSFQIDEHMLHLLNSIMNKYLDKYELKIVDIEREVQLLKERLILISKELHDINKMVKSYADILSEFHIMLEEKQVRSVNTMVTCFLCNKKDIKKIKQSISTLRHRDETLNNFFGMVESTKQCNMCTSTILDEQLTNVKLNVCREKEEIYKQIEESEKELTNLKRKKREILPVVRFYHSHIEHIHREIISQNDDLKSVQKHMTDIQSKLDRCALKIYKINEKHTLIKELQKTCVHLISREKDIIYERDQLISCHVHMVEVFSSFQKMQNAEDKWSEAIYPLLDSMEKEEVGEARGLNEEREVKETKTTVLKELKGFLNNFIELCNHKKSMVCILERSNEYINDIYVLLGKHVADDNTGIAEITGSNIGSSSCSSSSGRCYDYLKGRAITNHENMLREGKNTLEIRTMNTEKTEVGKETIKSNEGVNVMTSLKLVKHESYVDNIKKEGINMIAGESNTNDIRITMNNCMTECKKGEEKIKQTQHLIQSYLVKGEIQNEGENEEKNEEKNEEKNEEKNEEKNEMYEEEEKKNKQKKREENCGFSPDTHTCVHYLERTINNNKCFGKPHDKLYEKLYDKLMLFLNTEEAKKEQQLDVLHKMKCFSNDRKEYIKKKMHELESCIRTERKKRQVLNKMESYISYYLKKKTCVQNLINSTFLLIKKCDGKNKYIKRCIRSSKNSIFFENQNYYVKMNIMKELAENVLLTETEKEQEEKKLKKVKEQLYTNEIIKSESNELAKKINEKKEQILRLEAEKLNMEKMLHNILINTNLKKMHESFLSHQKSFISSLNELKNSFWYVQEGVQKEGEKEEELTEVHSIVNMLKQKFEMNRDIYTFINETFEFLIHKNKLFEIINREKEKIKEKIETYNKYITSLQVKEAEMNGKICLREEYIQKLKSDIKSKLFMNIEKEYKKKIIEIFVYKNVIKDICNFHNSFDQAIIKFHSLKMQEINISIKNLWRRVYNSADIDYIYIKSDVQTENNGKINQRRSYNYRVVMVKDNCELDMKGRCSSGQKVLSSIIIRLALAESFSIKCGILALDEPTTNLDKSNSKNLASLIANIVDLRKDSSTFQLILITHDNYFVDILSQYGLTNCFYKIKRDVHGYSKIEKIRQ; translated from the coding sequence ATGACGACTTTCGAAAGGATAGGAATTCAAGGGATACGGAGCTACTGTGATGATGTGGTGGAAGAGCTGGAGTTCTCTTCTCCTATCACAataatatatggaaataatGGGAGTGGAAAGTCAACAATTATTGAATGTTTGAAGGTGAGTTGTACAGGTGATTTTCCACCTAATgcagaaaaaggaaaatcaTTTGTTCATGACCCATTAATatcaaataaaatgaatataagaGGGAAAATAGACTTACTTCttaacaattataataataaaaggataGGTATATCTAgatgttttaatttattttattcaaaagataaaaataagaaagtgAAACATACCTTTCGAGCAttagataataatattattcttaaaaaagaaaaaggagaagatattattattactaataaatGTGTAGATATAAATAGTCATATACCTAAATTGATGGGAGTATCTAAAGCTCTTTTAGAAAACGTAATTTTATGTCATCATGAAGAAAGTCTATGGCCTTTTAGTGAatctattaaaataaaaaagaaatttgaTGAACTATTTGGTGATGAtcatttttctaaaatattagaagaattaataaaatgtaaaaaggctgctaatgatattttaaaaaagaaagaatatgAATTGATAATGTTAAAAGACTgttatgagaaaaaaaaaaatatgaatgttgaaattgaaaaaaatgaaaaagaaattcaaaatgcaaaaatgagTATACAATTAGAccaagaaaaaataaatgaaaatactaCCATagtagaaaatttaaataaaaaacgtaccattttatataaactaaTTTCAGATATAAATactcattttgttttatttgaaCAATTTAAATACGATATTGATcagtataaaaatttaaaagaaatttatcaAGAAAATTCAAAGGAACTACTTCAATTCGCTGAACTTTTTAAAGACGACTTAACAAAATGTCAACACTTGATTGAAAATGTTAAACGGGATATACTATACctagaaaaacaaaaaagtgaACGTTGTACACAGTCTTTTGACACTTTTAACGTAAAAGAGAGCGATGAAATTAGTCATGCTATTCATGTTTTAGAAAAGCGGGAAAAAGACCTGCTCGAATTTCTGGAGAGTATTCTACAAACAGACTATACTGCTCTGAGCAGCTTGGTGAGCATCACGATGAACGACTCGATCAATAGGCTGATGAGTAGCACGATGAACGACTCGATGAATGGGAAGACGAACACACTGTCTAACAATTTGAAGAATGTAAGTATGAGGAAAATCTTTTGTCAAGAGTACAAGCAACTTCTCTTTTTGGTAATGACAAACGAGCCTGTCTTCTTCAAAACGGCAGAAGCATTTGAAAAATGGTCCaacatattttcaaaaaagagcccaaattttaaattcattGTGAGGGATTGCATAAGAGGAATTGTTATAACAGGTGAAAGATATCAAATTGTACATCGAAAGAATAACCTTGATGAAAACGTAATCCATGGAGTTACATCAATGGAAGAGGAATTAGGGGATAACAGTATTAGTAGCATGACGTTAACACAAAACACACGTGCCAGCACCCCTCCAGAACAAAATGCTGTAcggaaaaatatgatatttcAGTTAGGAAAAATCAAAAAGATTCACACCAAGAAGTTGAAGATAATTAGACGATTTATAAATCAGCACAGGACACGTcgtcataaaaatttaaaaaggaacaaaacTCTACtggaaaaagtaaaaatgtataaaaataaaattgaaaaaattgataaaaaagtagaaaggatagaaaagtataaaaataaattaagtgGATTTAAATTGAAGgatgaaatatatgaagagagtttgaaaaaattagaaaactTGAATCAACTGAAATGTGTGTTTGATTCTTCCATCATCTTAAGTGAGATGGACATGTTTACTTCTGACACTAATAAGATGTACAACTATGATGATtatatagagaaaaaaaaaaaagaattgaacaaaataaaaaattttaaaaacgaattaaacaaaatgatGAATATTGTAACTAACTGTAACTTAACATATGAACATTTTGATATCGTTCAGAAGACACATACGAATAtactaaattttataaaagaacaatatgctttttttttaaaactgaaaacaaaatgttataaaatcTATACCACTATGAAAGATAGCCACAGTGAtgtctttatatatatacaaaatttcttgaattattataatgacTATGTACAAGTGCATTTCGAAACGAAGCATCAAAGTGAAGAATCGAGTAGCTGTTCTACTGTAGAGGCATGGGATGATACTTCCGACATTTTGGTGAGTAGACATAACTACAGTGAGTGTCAATTTGAATCATCTGGtatggaaaaaacaaatcatataaaaaatacgaaaCTGAATAAGGTGATCTCGCTCGGTATACCCAAAATACAGACGAATCAACAACAGTGTCTAGATAATTTAGAAATAGACGAGGAAGTGAAAGagcaaatgaaaaaaagaaataatgcCTTTATGAACGAGTTAGAttccaaaataaaaaaaaaaaggaagaaaactTTTGATTTCTCCTTCCAGATTGATGAACATATGTTACATCTACTGAACAGtattatgaacaaatatTTGGACAAATATGAACTAAAAATAGTTGATATAGAAAGAGAAGTACAATTACTGAAAGAAAGATTAATATTGATATCAAAAGAGTTACATGATATAAATAAGATGGTAAAATCATATGCTGATATTCTATCGGAGTTTCATATAATGCTTGAGGAGAAGCAAGTAAGAAGTGTGAATACCATGGTTACCTGTTTTCTTTGtaacaaaaaagatataaagaAGATTAAGCAGAGCATATCTACCTTACGACATAGGGACGAaactttaaataatttttttggaatGGTCGAAAGTACTAAACAGTGTAATATGTGCACTAGTACAATATTAGATGAGCAACTAACCAATGTTAAGCTAAATGTATGTagagaaaaggaagaaatatACAAACAGATAGAAGAGAGTGAAAAGGAGCTAACCAATttaaagaggaaaaaaagggaaattttGCCAGTTGTAAGATTCTATCATAGTCACATAGAACATATCCATCGGGAAATTATTTCACAAAATGATGATTTAAAATCGGTGCAAAAACACATGACAGATATACAAAGTAAATTGGATAGATGTgcacttaaaatatataagattaATGAGAAGCATACATTAATAAAGGAGTTACAAAAAACTTGTGTTCATTTAATAAGTAGAGAAAAAGACATCATTTATGAAAGGGATCAGCTTATTTCGTGCCATGTCCACATGGTAGAAGTGTTTAGCTCCTTTCAAAAAATGCAGAACGCCGAGGATAAGTGGAGTGAAGCCATATATCCTTTGTTGGATTCGATGGAAAAGGAAGAAGTGGGAGAAGCGCGAGGACTGAACGAAGAGAGAGAAGTGAAAGAAACAAAGACGACAGTCCTGAAAGAACTGAAGGGGTTCCTGAACAACTTCATCGAGCTATGCAACCACAAGAAGAGTATGGTATGTATTCTGGAGAGAAGCAATGAGTATATTAATGATATCTATGTTCTCCTCGGAAAGCATGTTGCAGATGACAATACTGGAATCGCTGAAATAACTGGAAGCAACATTGGTAGTAGTAGttgtagcagtagtagtggTAGGTGTTACGACTATTTAAAAGGTAGAGCTATAACTAACCATGAAAATATGTTGAGAGAGGGAAAAAACACATTAGAGATAAGAACAATGAATACGGAGAAAACAGAAGTAGGGAAAGAAACTATTAAGTCAAATGAGGGGGTTAATGTGATGACGAGTTTGAAATTAGTAAAACATGAGTCATATGTTGATAATATTAAGAAGGAAGGAATAAACATGATTGCTGGAGAGAGTAATACAAACGACATAAGGATCACCATGAATAACTGTATGACAGAGTGTAAAAAAggggaagaaaaaattaaacagaCACAGCACCTTATTCAATCGTATCTTGTAAAAGGGGAGATACAAAATGAAGGGGaaaatgaagagaaaaatgaagagaaaaatgaagagaaaaatgaagagaaaaatgaagagaaaaatgaaatgtatgaagaagaagaaaaaaaaaataagcaaaaaaaaagggaagagAATTGTGGATTTTCCCCTGACACGCATACTTGTGTACACTACTTAGAACGAACTATTAACAACAATAAATGTTTTGGAAAACCGCACGACAAACTATACGAAAAGCTGTACGACAAATTGATGCTATTCTTAAATACAgaagaagcaaaaaaagaaCAGCAATTAGACGTGCTGCACAAAATGAAGTGTTTTTCAAACGATAGAAAGGAATATATCAAGAAAAAGATGCACGAATTGGAAAGCTGCATAAGGacagagagaaaaaaaaggcaagTATTAAACAAAATGGAGAGTTacatttcttattatttaaaaaaaaagacatgtGTACAGAATTTAATCAACTCtacatttttacttattaaaaaatgtgatggtaaaaataaatatattaaacgGTGCATAAGAAGTAGTAAGAATagcatattttttgaaaaccaaaattattatgttaaGATGAACATAATGAAAGAGCTAGCTGAGAATGTCTTACTAACAGAAACTGAAAAAGAacaagaggaaaaaaaattaaaaaaagttaaggaacaattatatactaatgaaataattaaaagtgAGTCAAATGAACtagcaaaaaaaatcaatgagaaaaaagaacaaattttACGTCTAGAAGCAGAAAAActtaatatggaaaaaatgcttcataatattcttattaacACAAACTTGAAAAAAATGCACGAAAGTTTTTTGAGTCATCAGAAAAGCTTTATCTCTTCACTAAATGAGCTGAAGAACTCCTTTTGGTATGTGCAAGAGGGGGTGCAAAAGGAGGGggaaaaggaagaagaaCTTACTGAAGTGCATTCTATAGTAAACATGTTAAAGCAAAAGTTCGAAATGAATagagatatatatacatttataaatgaaacatttgaatttttaatccataaaaacaaattattcgaaataataaatagagaaaaagaaaagataaaagagAAGATAGAAacatataacaaatatatcaCCAGCTTACAAGTTAAAGAAGCAGaaatgaatggaaaaattTGTTTACGTGAAGAGTACATACAGAAGTTAAAAAGTGATATAAAatctaaattatttatgaacatagaaaaggaatataaaaaaaaaattatagaaatatttgtatataagaATGTAATAAAAGATATTTGTAATTTCCATAATTCCTTTGATCAAgcaataattaaatttcacTCTTTAAAAATGCaagaaattaatatatcaataaaaaatttatggaGAAGGGTATATAATAGTGCTGATAtcgattatatatatataaagtcaGATGTGCAAACAgaaaataatggaaaaattaatCAACGACGATCTTATAATTACCGAGTTGTTATGGTAAAAGATAATTGTGAACTCGATATGAAAGGAAGATGTTCATCAGGACAGAAAGTGCTCTCCTCTATTATAATTAGACTAGCCCTAGCTGAatctttttctattaaatGTGGCATACTAGCCCTTGATGAGCCAACAACAAATCTTGATAAAtcaaattcaaaaaatttggCTAGCTTAATTGCTAATATTGTTGATTTGAGGAAAGACAGTTCTACATTCCAGCTTATCTTAATAACACATGACAATTATTTTGTTGACATATTGTCACAATATGGCTTAACTAACTGTTTCTATAAAATTAAGAGAGATGTCCATGGGTACTCGAAAATTGAGAAAATACGGCAATAG
- the PmUG01_11056900 gene encoding long chain polyunsaturated fatty acid elongation enzyme, putative: MPLNILFINNFGENILKFFNPNLKYGRRVTKNWFLVNPTHFFLAFLLYVLFIVFAYVYKAYFVTKQKYDRSSSKIKSSSSSKYKHTRLDGVVEKLLPVYNLIQILLSLVITVLTIYEARKRKFSVFYNYVDFSKKNIAFCCWLFYLNKLFDFMDTVLIFLRRKWNQFTFLHIYHHISVFLIMWINTSVGYDGDIYYVITINSIVHFIMYLYYFIASLKFSIPLFAKACVTYIQMIQFICIMIPTSSVLYLKYNSLYPRKLMALSFYYSITLLVLFAQFAYNAYIRPKKKVA; the protein is encoded by the exons ATGCCACTGAATAtactatttataaataattttggagaaaacattttaaaatttttcaatcCCAATTTGAAATATGGAAGGAGGGTTACTAAAAACTGGTTCCTCGTGAACCCtacccatttttttttagcatttttattatatgttctttttattgtgtttgcatatgtatataaggcTTATTTTGttacaaaacaaaaatacgATAGAAGCtcatcaaaaataaaaagctcTTCTAGTTCTAAGTATAAACATACTCGCTTGGATGGTGTAGTAGAGAAATTGTTGCCTGTATACAACTTGATACAA ATTTTATTAAGTTTAGTAATAACTGTGTTGACAATATATGAAGCGAGAAAAAGGAAGTTTTCGGTTTTTTACAATTACGTagatttttccaaaaaaaatattgccTTTTGTTGCTGGTTGTTTTACTT aaataaattatttgattTTATGGACACCgtactaatttttttgagAAGAAAATGGAACCAATTTACCTTCCTTCATATATATCACCATATATCTGTCTTTCTAATTATGTGGATTAACACAAGTGTTGGTTACGATGgggatatatattatgtcaTTACTATCAA CTCTATTGTACACTTCATTATGTACCTTTACTACTTCATTGCAAGCTTAAAATTTAGTATACCACTATTTGCTAAAGCGTGTGTCACCTATATTCAAATGATAcaa TTCATATGCATAATGATCCCAACATCCAGCGTTTTgtatttgaaatataattCCTTATATCCAAGAAAATTAATGGCTTTGAGTTTCTACTACAGCATCACCTTATTAGTTTTGTTTGCGCAATTTGCGTATAATGCTTATATCCGACCAAAAAAGAAGGTcgcttaa